One window from the genome of Corynebacterium sp. SCR221107 encodes:
- a CDS encoding ABC transporter ATP-binding protein: protein MTVRPVAPAAESKQNSDTSAFPLASASDILRELREVLGTIPRARSLGLVSIAMLAIGAWCSVSVPKQLGLIVDVVTEAGADNQTSFGVLVPILLRLLLLAVTSAVLSAAGFFLVSRVVEQFIAALREKMINTTLRLPTHRIEDAGTGDLISRSTDDVAELSAAVTETVPMLTGAAFSVVATAVALLSLDGHFLVIPLIVAPVYYVAAKRYLAAAPPRYANERAAMGQRARRVLEAVRGYDTVRAFRMEDQMHERIDESSWKVVVWGMRARMTMLVLNLQTTLAEFLLIALTLVIGFYLVGTGALSVGEVTGAALMMIRVRGPINMLMRVLDTVQSGYASLARIVGVSRAQLTSQEPAEVGPVRGEVVFDHVSFGYTDHLAVKDFSLHISPGQTVAVVGASGAGKSTVAALLAGLRVPTSGTVTIDGVAVDKLNDAQRRRRIAMVSQEVHVFSGTLREDLTLAKPEATDAELREALVKVGAGSWLESLGDGLGTVVGAQGYALSPVQAQQLALARMWLLNPAVIIMDEATAEAGSLGATALEQAAMDVARDRTALVVAHRLDQAEHADCIVVMGDGKILEKGTHQQLLESGGSYCTLWQAWRKGRDINN from the coding sequence ATGACTGTACGCCCTGTTGCCCCCGCGGCAGAATCGAAACAAAACTCGGATACCTCCGCATTCCCGCTGGCAAGCGCCTCCGACATCCTTCGAGAGCTGCGCGAGGTTTTGGGGACTATCCCTCGCGCGCGCAGTCTTGGTCTCGTCTCCATTGCGATGCTGGCCATTGGTGCCTGGTGCTCGGTGAGCGTGCCCAAGCAATTAGGGCTCATCGTCGATGTCGTGACCGAAGCCGGGGCAGACAACCAGACCTCCTTCGGCGTGCTCGTTCCCATCCTGCTTCGGCTTCTGCTCTTGGCGGTGACCAGCGCGGTGCTCAGCGCGGCTGGCTTCTTCCTCGTCTCGCGCGTAGTGGAGCAATTCATCGCGGCCCTGCGCGAGAAGATGATCAACACCACGCTTCGGTTACCCACCCATAGGATCGAGGACGCCGGAACCGGTGATCTGATTAGCCGATCCACCGATGACGTGGCCGAACTTTCGGCCGCGGTGACCGAAACGGTGCCCATGCTTACCGGCGCCGCCTTTAGCGTCGTGGCTACCGCGGTCGCCCTCTTGTCGCTCGACGGCCATTTCCTGGTGATTCCGCTGATCGTGGCGCCTGTGTATTATGTCGCCGCCAAGCGCTACCTGGCTGCGGCGCCGCCTCGCTATGCCAACGAGCGTGCTGCGATGGGCCAGCGTGCCCGGCGCGTGCTGGAGGCTGTGCGCGGCTATGACACGGTGCGCGCGTTCCGAATGGAGGATCAGATGCACGAGCGCATCGATGAGTCCTCTTGGAAGGTCGTTGTCTGGGGCATGCGGGCGCGGATGACGATGCTTGTGCTCAACCTCCAGACCACACTCGCGGAATTCCTACTCATAGCCTTGACTCTTGTGATCGGCTTTTATTTGGTGGGTACCGGCGCGCTCAGTGTTGGCGAGGTGACCGGAGCGGCTCTGATGATGATTCGCGTGAGGGGTCCGATCAACATGCTTATGCGCGTACTCGATACCGTTCAGTCGGGCTATGCCTCCTTGGCGCGCATTGTCGGAGTCAGCCGTGCGCAGTTGACAAGTCAAGAGCCTGCCGAGGTGGGGCCGGTTCGTGGGGAGGTGGTCTTCGACCACGTCAGCTTCGGCTACACCGATCATCTGGCGGTAAAAGACTTCTCGCTGCATATATCCCCAGGGCAGACGGTGGCCGTCGTCGGAGCTTCCGGGGCGGGCAAGTCGACGGTCGCCGCCTTGTTGGCTGGTTTGCGCGTTCCTACCTCCGGCACTGTCACCATCGATGGCGTTGCCGTCGATAAGCTTAACGACGCCCAGCGGCGTCGCCGTATTGCCATGGTGAGCCAGGAGGTACATGTTTTCTCCGGTACCCTGCGCGAGGACCTCACCCTAGCAAAGCCCGAGGCGACCGATGCCGAGCTGCGGGAGGCGCTGGTCAAGGTCGGGGCCGGTTCTTGGCTGGAATCACTCGGCGATGGTCTAGGTACCGTGGTCGGGGCGCAAGGCTATGCATTAAGCCCCGTGCAAGCCCAGCAGTTGGCCCTAGCACGCATGTGGTTGCTCAACCCCGCGGTCATCATCATGGACGAGGCGACGGCGGAAGCCGGCTCTTTGGGTGCTACTGCTCTGGAACAGGCGGCGATGGATGTGGCGCGCGATCGAACCGCGCTCGTCGTAGCCCACCGCCTCGATCAGGCAGAACACGCTGACTGCATCGTGGTTATGGGTGATGGGAAGATCCTGGAAAAGGGTACCCACCAGCAGCTGCTGGAATCTGGTGGCTCTTATTGCACCTTGTGGCAGGCCTGGCGCAAAGGCCGCGACATTAATAACTAG
- a CDS encoding class I SAM-dependent methyltransferase has translation MSTSPIPPVSRKDVPRFSSEEHRTSTARAFEAGAKTYSDVRPGYLPAALDLLGKSAQRIADIGCGTGKLTAQIAARCDSGTGLVVGVDTSADMLAQCQVLLPEVALVRARAEATGLKDASFDALTCAQTWHWVDVADASREFARITTDEGKVVLLWNTLDVLVPWVHRLSRITHSGDTLREGFVPEIASPWTITTTVRQRWVQEIEPVRLHDLMHTRSYWLRANDRTRAKMTNNLDWYLFDHLQLDPRVPVELPYRLDAFLLEKQR, from the coding sequence GTGTCTACCTCCCCCATTCCCCCGGTCTCTCGGAAAGACGTGCCCCGGTTTTCCTCCGAGGAGCATCGCACCTCTACCGCGCGGGCCTTTGAGGCCGGCGCAAAGACGTACTCTGATGTGCGCCCCGGCTATCTTCCAGCGGCCCTCGATCTGCTAGGAAAGAGTGCCCAGCGCATCGCCGACATCGGATGTGGCACCGGCAAGCTCACCGCACAGATCGCTGCACGTTGCGATTCTGGGACTGGACTCGTTGTTGGGGTTGACACCAGCGCTGACATGCTCGCTCAATGTCAGGTACTGCTGCCGGAGGTTGCCTTGGTGCGTGCCCGTGCAGAGGCAACGGGGCTGAAAGACGCAAGCTTTGACGCCCTTACCTGCGCGCAGACCTGGCATTGGGTCGATGTGGCTGATGCAAGCCGCGAATTCGCGCGGATTACCACCGATGAGGGAAAGGTTGTGCTCCTGTGGAACACACTCGATGTGTTAGTCCCGTGGGTACACCGCCTCTCACGCATCACCCATTCTGGCGACACCCTTCGGGAAGGCTTTGTCCCTGAGATCGCTTCACCGTGGACGATTACTACCACTGTGCGTCAGCGGTGGGTCCAAGAAATCGAGCCCGTGCGCCTCCATGATCTCATGCACACCCGCAGCTATTGGCTGCGGGCGAATGATAGGACGCGAGCGAAAATGACCAACAACCTCGATTGGTACCTATTTGATCATTTGCAGCTCGACCCCCGAGTCCCAGTCGAGCTACCTTATCGCCTCGATGCCTTCCTCCTCGAAAAACAGAGGTGA
- a CDS encoding ABC transporter substrate-binding protein, whose amino-acid sequence MFGSRTKIVAAVAATCALALSACSSSDSSSSSSSSSDATTYKIGINQLVQHPALDSATAGFKKAFEDAGVEVEWEEQNANGEQATALTISQQFAGEGLDLVLAVATPAAQATAQNITDIPVLFTAVTDPESAELVDSNDKPGANVTGTSDVAPIADQLDLLKQLVPDAKKIGIVYASGEVNSQVQVDQVKEEAAKIDVEVATQTVSSVNEIQQAVEALGDVDAIYVPTDNMVVSGIASLVQVADQKQIPVIGAESGTVEGGAAATLGIDYEKLGEQTGKMALEILQDGKDPATMPVQTATEFTYVINEEAAKAQGITIPAEILDKAERV is encoded by the coding sequence ATGTTCGGTTCCCGCACTAAGATTGTGGCCGCCGTCGCCGCCACGTGTGCCCTTGCTTTGTCCGCCTGCTCCTCGAGCGACTCTTCTAGCTCGAGCTCGTCGAGCTCGGATGCTACGACCTACAAGATCGGTATTAACCAGCTTGTGCAGCACCCGGCGCTTGACTCTGCGACCGCTGGCTTTAAGAAGGCCTTTGAGGACGCTGGTGTTGAGGTTGAGTGGGAGGAGCAAAACGCCAACGGCGAACAGGCCACCGCGCTGACCATTTCTCAGCAGTTTGCGGGCGAAGGCCTCGACCTCGTCCTGGCTGTGGCCACCCCGGCCGCTCAGGCGACCGCACAAAACATCACCGACATCCCGGTCCTGTTCACGGCTGTCACCGATCCGGAGTCTGCCGAGCTCGTCGACTCCAACGATAAGCCAGGTGCAAACGTGACGGGTACCTCCGACGTCGCGCCTATCGCCGACCAGCTCGACTTGCTCAAGCAGCTGGTGCCTGATGCCAAGAAGATTGGTATCGTCTACGCCTCCGGTGAGGTCAACTCTCAGGTCCAGGTGGATCAGGTCAAGGAAGAAGCCGCCAAGATTGACGTCGAGGTCGCGACCCAGACCGTGTCTTCTGTCAACGAGATTCAGCAGGCCGTCGAGGCTCTCGGCGACGTCGATGCCATCTATGTTCCGACCGACAACATGGTTGTTTCCGGTATTGCCTCGCTGGTTCAGGTAGCCGATCAAAAGCAGATCCCGGTCATCGGTGCGGAATCCGGCACCGTAGAGGGTGGCGCCGCTGCCACCCTGGGCATTGATTACGAGAAGCTCGGTGAGCAGACCGGCAAGATGGCGCTGGAGATTCTTCAGGACGGTAAGGATCCGGCGACGATGCCGGTCCAGACCGCAACCGAGTTCACCTACGTCATTAACGAAGAGGCCGCGAAGGCTCAGGGCATCACCATTCCTGCGGAGATTTTGGATAAGGCTGAGCGAGTATGA
- a CDS encoding ABC transporter permease, which translates to MIGALEVGLLYGVMAIGVYLTFRVLNFADLTVDGSFTTGAATAAVGLTHGWNPILATLAGFGAGFIAGGVTGLLHTKGKIDGLLSGILTMIALWSINLRIMGGANVPLLRTDTLFTPLKDAGLLGGWGSVAILLVAVVLLGLIVVWFLNTDLGLSLRATGDNGPMITSFGVSTDFTKNLTLALSNGFVGMCGALIAQYQGFADVSMGIGLILIGLASVIMGQAILGQKYLVTAVLAVILGAVLYRIIIFVALKVGLDPNDMRAVTAVLVIIALLLPRWKSLMSKTPKPSGKAA; encoded by the coding sequence ATGATCGGAGCGCTTGAAGTAGGACTCCTGTATGGCGTCATGGCCATCGGCGTCTACCTCACCTTCCGCGTTCTTAACTTCGCCGACCTTACGGTCGACGGCAGCTTTACAACGGGTGCTGCAACGGCAGCGGTGGGGTTGACCCACGGGTGGAACCCCATCCTGGCCACCCTGGCAGGATTTGGCGCGGGCTTTATCGCCGGCGGCGTGACTGGCTTGCTTCATACCAAGGGCAAGATTGACGGTCTGCTATCGGGTATTTTGACCATGATCGCCCTGTGGTCGATCAACCTGCGTATCATGGGTGGCGCAAACGTGCCCCTGCTGCGTACGGACACGCTGTTTACCCCGCTTAAGGATGCGGGTTTGCTCGGCGGCTGGGGTTCCGTGGCGATCCTGCTGGTTGCGGTCGTCCTCCTAGGATTGATCGTGGTGTGGTTCCTCAACACTGATCTCGGACTGTCGCTTCGCGCAACCGGCGACAACGGCCCGATGATCACTTCCTTTGGCGTGTCTACGGACTTTACGAAGAACCTCACGCTGGCCCTGTCCAATGGTTTCGTGGGCATGTGTGGTGCGCTCATTGCGCAGTATCAGGGCTTCGCCGATGTCTCGATGGGTATCGGTCTCATCCTGATCGGCCTGGCTTCGGTGATCATGGGCCAGGCAATCCTTGGCCAAAAGTACTTGGTTACCGCAGTGTTGGCGGTCATCCTGGGTGCGGTGCTTTACCGAATCATCATCTTCGTTGCCCTCAAGGTAGGCCTCGATCCTAACGACATGCGCGCCGTGACCGCGGTATTGGTGATAATCGCCTTGCTGCTTCCTCGCTGGAAGTCGTTGATGTCAAAGACACCGAAGCCAAGCGGAAAGGCGGCATAG
- a CDS encoding ABC transporter ATP-binding protein has protein sequence MLKIENIRKTFFPGTINERVALDGLSLHLAEGDFVTVIGSNGAGKSTLLNAVAGKLIVDEGLVEIDGTKVNKLPEYKRARYVGRVFQDPLAGTAPNLTIEENLSLALLRGKHRGLGRGLNAKRRELFKQELATLELGLEDRLTAKVGLLSGGQRQALSLLMAGFTQPKIMLLDEHTAALDPSRAELVTQLTQRIVAEGGLTTLMVTHNMEQAIRLGNRLIMMHEGTIVYEADEATKRKLTVRDLLQEFVNIKGATLSDKAFLG, from the coding sequence ATGCTCAAGATCGAAAATATCCGCAAGACATTTTTCCCCGGCACGATCAATGAGCGCGTGGCCCTCGACGGGTTGAGCCTTCATCTGGCCGAGGGTGACTTCGTTACCGTCATCGGCTCGAATGGTGCTGGTAAGTCGACCCTGCTCAACGCGGTGGCGGGAAAGCTCATCGTCGACGAGGGGCTCGTTGAGATCGACGGCACGAAGGTCAACAAGCTTCCGGAATACAAGCGCGCCCGTTATGTCGGCCGCGTATTCCAGGATCCCTTGGCCGGTACCGCCCCCAATCTCACCATCGAGGAGAATCTGTCGCTGGCGTTGCTTCGCGGCAAGCATCGCGGCCTAGGGCGTGGCCTTAACGCCAAGCGTCGCGAGCTTTTCAAGCAGGAGCTAGCCACCTTGGAGCTTGGCCTGGAGGATCGTCTTACCGCGAAGGTGGGTTTGCTTTCCGGCGGTCAGCGTCAGGCTCTGAGCCTGCTCATGGCTGGTTTTACCCAGCCTAAGATCATGTTGTTGGACGAGCACACGGCGGCGCTTGACCCTTCCCGCGCGGAATTGGTGACGCAGCTGACCCAGCGCATCGTGGCCGAAGGCGGGCTGACCACATTGATGGTGACCCACAATATGGAGCAGGCGATCCGTCTGGGCAACCGCCTCATTATGATGCATGAGGGCACGATCGTCTACGAGGCTGACGAGGCCACCAAGCGCAAGCTCACCGTGCGTGATCTGCTCCAGGAGTTCGTCAACATCAAGGGCGCGACCTTGTCCGACAAGGCTTTCTTGGGCTAG
- a CDS encoding DUF2200 domain-containing protein produces MQTDRQKANWERVYNNTFASFYPNYVSKAERKGRTVEEVNEVICWLTGLDDRGLEEALNSDITMREFFETAPHPNDNRHLITGVVCGVKVQELTDPLQQNIRYLDKLVDELAKGKAMEKILRQP; encoded by the coding sequence ATGCAAACTGACCGCCAAAAGGCCAACTGGGAGCGGGTGTATAACAACACCTTCGCCTCCTTCTACCCCAACTATGTTTCCAAGGCCGAGCGCAAAGGCCGCACCGTCGAGGAAGTCAACGAGGTTATCTGTTGGCTGACTGGGCTCGATGACCGGGGACTCGAAGAGGCGCTGAACTCCGATATCACCATGCGGGAATTCTTTGAAACCGCACCGCACCCCAACGACAATCGCCATCTTATTACCGGGGTCGTCTGCGGAGTCAAGGTTCAAGAGCTCACAGATCCGCTGCAGCAAAACATTCGCTACCTCGACAAGCTGGTCGACGAATTAGCCAAGGGTAAGGCGATGGAAAAGATCCTGCGGCAACCATAA
- a CDS encoding type 1 glutamine amidotransferase: MITVLQPDTFVPLDRFTNWLAEEGQDFRVVPLQHQPVPSIEEVGDGLIILGGRKDSVNVEESPFLPAVCSLLHDAYGAQLPVLGICLGHQIMGHVFDGQVTLGHPEQGEEGAFSITLNEQGQQHPLFTDLDTNFLAAESHHDVVTAIPEGATLLASSQACPVQAFALGSLTGVQFHPEVSPATMGAWTQSDGGDGNAMAAHMRRHDDAIKANGRLILKNFVDIVNSAKN, translated from the coding sequence ATGATTACCGTTTTGCAGCCTGATACCTTTGTCCCACTTGATCGCTTTACTAATTGGCTGGCCGAGGAAGGCCAGGACTTTCGCGTCGTCCCCTTGCAACACCAGCCGGTTCCTTCCATCGAGGAGGTCGGGGACGGACTCATCATCCTCGGCGGCCGCAAGGACTCGGTCAATGTGGAGGAATCCCCGTTTCTGCCTGCTGTGTGTAGCCTGCTTCACGACGCCTACGGTGCCCAACTTCCCGTGCTGGGAATCTGCCTCGGGCATCAAATCATGGGTCACGTCTTCGATGGCCAGGTCACCTTGGGGCACCCCGAACAAGGCGAAGAAGGCGCTTTTAGCATCACCCTCAACGAGCAGGGACAGCAGCATCCTCTGTTCACCGATCTGGACACCAATTTTCTAGCAGCCGAGTCCCACCACGACGTTGTCACCGCGATCCCCGAGGGGGCTACTTTGTTGGCCTCGTCGCAGGCGTGCCCAGTCCAAGCATTCGCCCTCGGCTCACTGACCGGTGTGCAGTTTCACCCCGAGGTCTCCCCTGCCACGATGGGCGCATGGACCCAGAGCGACGGCGGCGACGGAAACGCCATGGCCGCACACATGCGCCGACACGATGATGCGATCAAGGCCAACGGACGCCTCATCCTTAAGAACTTCGTGGACATCGTCAATTCAGCCAAGAATTAG
- a CDS encoding YchJ family protein — translation MSQPNSRDQCPCSSGRIYGQCCGPFLSGHAFAPTAPQLMRSRFTAFATGDVEYLRSTWHPDTRPHDLGLDPAVEWLRLIISDTVRGGPFDTYGEVEFVAMYREPSPDKPGSYQRGRQHERSTFEKVEGRWLYVDGVL, via the coding sequence ATGTCACAACCCAACAGCCGTGATCAGTGCCCCTGCTCGAGTGGGCGGATCTATGGGCAGTGCTGCGGCCCATTTCTCTCCGGGCACGCCTTCGCGCCCACTGCGCCACAGCTCATGCGCTCGCGCTTCACCGCGTTTGCGACCGGTGATGTCGAGTACCTGCGCAGTACCTGGCATCCCGACACCCGCCCTCACGATCTCGGACTGGATCCGGCGGTGGAATGGCTACGGCTCATCATCTCCGACACCGTCCGTGGCGGCCCCTTCGATACCTACGGTGAGGTGGAGTTCGTGGCCATGTACCGTGAGCCTTCCCCCGATAAACCAGGCTCCTATCAACGCGGCCGCCAGCATGAGCGCTCCACTTTTGAAAAGGTGGAAGGACGATGGCTCTACGTGGATGGGGTGCTCTAA
- a CDS encoding bifunctional alpha/beta hydrolase/OsmC family protein, translating into MHSISVSVPSSKGYLMAGTIDMPDTEPTAFAMFAHCFTGSRFTPAAARTSKQLAEMGIACLRFDFPGLGQSEGKFEDTCFSENVRDIIAANEWLKQNYSAPQLLIGHSLGGAAALKAATEIKNLKAVATIGAPFDPAHAVLHFADRISEVDEEGAVTLTLGGRDIVMSREYLEDLAETDVQGYLPKLRKPLLILHSPTDQTVGIDNAIKIYQLTRYPKSLVSLHKVDHLVTTQGAAQEAAKLIYSWATQHIVPENINPDADVIPEGVAIAKSTKAGKFSDVVTTGTRQLVTDREKNAGGKNLGFSPTSLVASALAASTSQAIRQAAKESHITELEDVEVTVSRTVGTGTDVRFRREVSLIGDLTTQQRQELLAAARNGEVEAMLGGHTVIECVTKI; encoded by the coding sequence GTGCATTCCATCAGCGTTTCCGTACCTTCCTCCAAGGGTTATCTCATGGCCGGAACCATTGACATGCCGGACACTGAGCCCACTGCTTTCGCCATGTTTGCCCACTGCTTTACGGGCTCGCGATTCACGCCAGCCGCCGCCCGAACCTCAAAGCAGTTGGCCGAAATGGGTATCGCCTGCCTCCGCTTCGATTTCCCAGGCCTTGGCCAATCGGAGGGAAAGTTCGAGGATACCTGCTTTAGCGAAAATGTCCGTGACATCATCGCTGCCAACGAGTGGCTCAAACAGAACTACTCGGCACCGCAGCTGCTTATTGGTCACTCTCTTGGCGGTGCCGCGGCCCTGAAGGCTGCAACCGAGATCAAAAACCTCAAAGCAGTCGCCACGATCGGCGCACCCTTCGACCCCGCCCATGCCGTCTTGCACTTCGCCGACCGCATCAGCGAGGTGGATGAGGAAGGCGCTGTGACCTTGACGCTCGGCGGACGCGATATCGTCATGTCCCGCGAGTACCTCGAGGATCTCGCCGAGACCGATGTGCAAGGTTACCTGCCTAAGCTGCGCAAGCCGCTGCTGATTTTGCACTCGCCGACCGATCAGACCGTCGGCATCGACAACGCCATCAAGATTTACCAGCTCACCCGCTACCCTAAGTCTTTGGTCTCCCTGCACAAGGTCGATCACTTGGTCACCACCCAAGGCGCTGCCCAGGAGGCAGCAAAGCTCATCTACTCCTGGGCTACCCAACACATCGTGCCGGAGAACATCAACCCCGATGCCGATGTCATCCCCGAGGGTGTTGCCATTGCCAAGTCTACGAAGGCCGGCAAGTTCAGCGACGTTGTCACCACCGGCACCCGACAGCTTGTCACCGACCGGGAAAAGAACGCCGGCGGAAAGAACCTCGGATTCAGCCCTACGTCCTTGGTGGCATCGGCGTTGGCGGCGTCGACAAGCCAGGCTATTAGGCAGGCCGCAAAGGAGTCGCACATCACCGAGCTCGAAGATGTTGAGGTCACGGTCTCTCGCACCGTGGGCACGGGCACTGACGTGCGTTTCCGCCGTGAGGTTTCGCTCATCGGTGATCTGACGACCCAGCAGCGCCAGGAGCTACTGGCGGCCGCCCGCAATGGCGAGGTTGAGGCCATGCTCGGCGGGCACACCGTCATTGAGTGCGTGACCAAGATTTAG
- the secA2 gene encoding accessory Sec system translocase SecA2, with the protein MAGMNWFWNAMGGKSGRNQKKSRAIVEKSTELSQKLSALDDAQLAARARELTASGTIADNSEFLAILGIASERTLGLQPFPVQSQAVLRLLEGDVIQMSTGEGKTLVGAMAATGFALMGKKVHSITVNDYLAARDATWMGPLVRFFGLSAASISESMDREQRREAYQADVVYGSVNEIGFDVLRDQLITSWEQAVQHGADVALVDEADSVLVDEALVPLVLAGNEPGTAPSGHITEIVRRLKEDRDYTVDDDRRNVFLNERGARIVERALGIPSLYDDEHVGTTLVQVNLALHAQALLIRDIHYVVRDGKVALIDASKGRVADLQRWPDGVQAAVEAKEGLAVTEGGRILDTITLQALMGRYPLVCGMTGTAVEATDQLRQFYDLRVSVIDRNKPLQRFDEADRVYATMEEKFTAIVDEIRTLHATGQPVLVGTQDVAESERLADHLRSLGIEVSVLNAKNDEQEAQIIAEAGDVGRVTVSTQMAGRGTDIKLGGANERDHDEVVKLGGLAVIGTARHRTARLDNQLRGRAGRQGDPGLSLFFVSLEDDVVAVGGAGEEVTARPEPDGRIDSKRINDWIEHCQRVTEGQLLEIHAQTWKYNKLLADQREIIDERRKNLLDTNQAWEELKTRSPKRAAELEAAVESGEMSRKTLDQAAREIMLFHLDNGWSEHLALMDDVRESIHLRAIARETPIDEFHRIAVREFKDLAQRAVDEAVETFNDVVIDVEGAHLEDKGYMRPSATWTYMVSDNPLAGSGNSVIKGIGAIFK; encoded by the coding sequence GTGGCCGGTATGAATTGGTTCTGGAATGCGATGGGCGGCAAGTCCGGTCGCAATCAGAAAAAGAGTCGGGCCATCGTGGAAAAATCCACCGAACTCAGCCAGAAACTCAGCGCACTCGATGACGCACAGCTTGCAGCCAGAGCCCGGGAACTCACCGCTTCGGGGACCATCGCTGACAACTCCGAGTTCTTGGCCATTCTGGGAATCGCCTCCGAACGTACCTTGGGGCTGCAACCATTTCCCGTGCAATCCCAAGCGGTGTTGCGCCTTCTGGAAGGGGACGTCATTCAAATGTCCACCGGCGAAGGAAAGACCCTCGTTGGTGCCATGGCTGCAACCGGATTCGCGCTCATGGGCAAAAAAGTCCATAGCATTACCGTCAATGACTATCTTGCCGCCCGTGACGCCACGTGGATGGGGCCGCTCGTTCGATTCTTTGGACTGAGCGCAGCAAGCATTTCCGAATCAATGGACCGCGAGCAACGACGGGAAGCCTATCAGGCCGACGTCGTCTACGGTTCCGTCAACGAAATCGGTTTCGATGTCCTGCGCGATCAACTCATCACTTCTTGGGAACAGGCCGTCCAGCACGGAGCGGACGTGGCCTTGGTCGACGAAGCCGACTCCGTACTCGTGGACGAAGCGCTCGTCCCGCTCGTGCTTGCCGGAAATGAACCTGGCACCGCGCCCAGCGGACATATCACAGAAATCGTGCGACGACTGAAAGAAGATCGCGATTACACCGTAGACGACGATCGGCGCAACGTTTTCCTCAACGAGCGCGGCGCGCGCATCGTCGAGCGCGCCCTCGGCATCCCGAGTCTCTACGACGATGAGCACGTGGGAACGACCCTGGTGCAGGTCAACCTCGCCCTGCACGCCCAAGCTCTGCTGATTCGCGACATCCACTACGTCGTCCGAGACGGCAAGGTAGCCCTTATCGATGCCTCGAAGGGACGTGTCGCCGACTTGCAACGCTGGCCAGATGGCGTCCAGGCGGCGGTGGAAGCAAAGGAGGGCTTGGCCGTCACTGAGGGCGGTAGGATCCTCGACACCATCACTCTTCAGGCGCTGATGGGACGCTACCCGCTGGTATGTGGGATGACCGGCACCGCAGTGGAGGCCACAGACCAGTTGCGGCAATTCTATGACCTGCGCGTGAGCGTCATCGATCGTAACAAACCGCTGCAACGATTCGATGAGGCCGACCGCGTGTACGCGACGATGGAGGAGAAGTTCACCGCCATCGTCGACGAAATTCGTACCCTTCACGCAACCGGGCAGCCGGTTTTGGTGGGTACCCAGGACGTGGCTGAATCCGAGCGGTTGGCCGATCACCTCCGTAGCCTGGGGATTGAGGTCAGCGTCCTCAATGCGAAAAATGACGAGCAGGAGGCTCAGATCATCGCCGAGGCGGGCGATGTGGGACGAGTCACCGTCTCCACGCAAATGGCCGGCCGCGGTACCGATATCAAGCTCGGTGGCGCTAACGAACGTGACCACGATGAAGTAGTCAAGCTCGGGGGACTTGCCGTTATCGGTACCGCGCGGCATCGCACCGCCCGCTTGGATAATCAATTGCGTGGTCGCGCTGGGCGTCAAGGCGATCCCGGTCTGAGTCTATTTTTCGTCAGTCTCGAAGATGACGTTGTGGCTGTCGGCGGGGCAGGCGAGGAGGTAACGGCTCGCCCCGAGCCGGATGGCCGTATCGACTCCAAGCGCATCAATGACTGGATCGAGCATTGCCAAAGAGTCACCGAAGGCCAGCTGCTGGAGATTCACGCTCAGACGTGGAAGTACAACAAGCTCCTCGCGGACCAGCGAGAGATCATCGATGAGCGCCGGAAGAACCTCCTCGATACGAATCAGGCATGGGAGGAACTGAAGACACGCAGTCCGAAGCGTGCGGCCGAATTAGAGGCGGCGGTCGAGAGTGGGGAAATGAGCCGAAAGACACTTGACCAAGCTGCGCGCGAAATCATGCTGTTCCACCTTGATAATGGGTGGAGTGAACACCTAGCGCTCATGGACGACGTCCGCGAGTCCATTCATCTTCGCGCCATCGCACGAGAGACTCCCATCGATGAGTTTCACCGAATTGCCGTCCGAGAGTTCAAGGACCTGGCGCAACGCGCAGTCGACGAGGCGGTGGAGACCTTCAACGACGTGGTCATCGATGTCGAAGGTGCGCACCTTGAGGACAAGGGTTATATGCGACCGTCTGCCACCTGGACCTATATGGTCAGCGACAACCCGCTGGCCGGATCCGGAAACTCCGTTATCAAGGGCATTGGGGCCATCTTCAAGTAG